The DNA sequence CAACAAATTTTCGCCATTGTAGGGGCAGATGCGCAGTTCAAAACCCCTGATCTCGGTCATCAAATGGGTGAAATCGAGATAATCGGTGTATTGTTTTCTTATCGGCACGGTGAGGTTTCCAAAACGAAGGGCGCCCGAGCTGTAAGTGCCCGTATCGATCGAAATACTGTCTGCAATCTTTATTTTGGCACCCAGGCTTTCATTGATGCCGTTCGCCTTGGTGAGGTCAAGCGTAATGGGCAGGGTTCTCAAGACCTTTTCCTTGGCCCAGTCAAGTTCGAAATACCCGCCCTCCCAGGTTCCGTCCAACATCTGTATATCGGGCACATCGTGTAGGTTTGACAGTTCGTGCATCCCTCTAATGGGCGATTCTTCAAAGAGAGCGTGAAACAGTTCTGCTTCGCCTGTGGGCGGTTGGGCGGTTTCATACTGTTCTAAAAGTACCTTACTGTTCTCGATCTCATTTGACCTTAGCATTTTGAGCGCCTTGGCCTTGTTGGGCTTACGGCCCAGGCCCAAAAACTGCATTTTGGCCATCCAGTGCCTGCCCATGGGGCTTTCACTTTTCTTGAACCATCGGTATGCCCTGGCATAGTCTTGTGGCACATCGCCAAAACCTTTGAGGTAATAATACCCCACACAATAGGCCGCTTCAAGGTTGCCCAACTCATACGATTTTTTGAATGACCTGAGTGATTTTTTAAAACTCTGTTTGGTGCCCAGACCTTCTTTTTGCAACATGCCAAGGTAAAAGAGCGCGGTGCTGTTCTGTTTTTTAGCAAGCTCTTTGAGGGCGACAAAAAATTTCCGGGATTTTTTCCGCTCTTGATCGGGGCTGTAGAGATAGGCCTCGACATCATCGAAAAGGTAGCTCTCTTGATACATTTTCTCTTGTGCAGATGTGCGGATCGTACCCAACATCACAAAGAGCAGTATGGGAAAGGTCATCGTTTTTTTCATAGACTACGGTATTAAAGATTTTCAGGTTCCCCTTTGTTCATAACACTTTTGGGTGGAAAAGCAGGCTATCAGTGGCGAATCTTCCGATTCCGTCTCGCTTTCCAAAATCGGAAACCAGCAACAAATATAGTAAATAATTTACTAGTACTTTATTTACTTTATTGTTTCAGTTAATCGATCTTAAGGGCACTTACATCCGATGAAAAATCCAAAAAAGGACCTTTTGCGTATTTTAGGGTAGACCTTAATTATCCCCGTTAATGTCCTTTTTCAAAAAATCCCGCGAGCTACTGAACCTTACCCAAGGGCAAGTCGCGGAAGCTCTGGAAACAGACCAGTCCGTAATCTCAAAAATTGAAAGGGGCACTGTATATGGCAGGTACTTCGTGCTATACCTGCGGCTGCTTGCGCAGAAAGGCATCAATGTCTCAGAATTCTTCCTCAGTGATGAGGCCTTGAGGGAATACAAAAAAGAGTAAGCGGCAAAAAAACCCCTCTGTCGAGGGGCTATTTTCATG is a window from the Muricauda sp. SCSIO 65647 genome containing:
- a CDS encoding helix-turn-helix domain-containing protein yields the protein MSFFKKSRELLNLTQGQVAEALETDQSVISKIERGTVYGRYFVLYLRLLAQKGINVSEFFLSDEALREYKKE